tcacacccccctacccccccccccccataagggaagagatgtcagatcctccccctgcccccccaccccagggaagagacgtcacatcccccccctgccctcccccccagggaagagacatcacattcccccccccacccccccctcctcagggaagagacatcagatccccccctatcccccccagggaagagacgtcacatcccaccaccccccccctaccacccccccccccccccccccccaaccagggcaagtcaaaggcagcacagacagcagtgctgtcagcactacctttgactttcgcgctcgggcgcgctgagtgctgtcggcttcgaactgcgcttgcgcagttcggtgctccgacagatacAAATGCGGTGGGCCCTGCCCCCTgacccgcgccgaaaaaaggcgtatgggggcgctggagcgtggctgccaggcgcgggtctgatttacgaccgcacccggcacttagagccgattttggtaaaatcggccccattgtTTGTGACTATTtgaaaatttggtattcttgtatttgtcctgatgagtgaaaaTTGAAAAGCTTCagtaacatgtctctcttttcatagaaccatagaatccctacagtgcagaaggaggccattcagcccattgagtctgcaccaaccacattcccactcaggccctcatCCCgtgaccctgcatatttaccctgctaaaccgcCTGACACGAAAggtcaatttactatggccaatcaacctaacccacacatctttcggactgtgggaggaaaccagagcacccggaggaaacccacggagacacagggagaatgtgcaaactccacatatagagtgacccgaggccagaattgaacccgggtccctggtgctgtgaggctgcagtgctgaccactgtgtcaccgtgctgtcctCAGCAATATTTGAGTCCTGTATGCGAAGCGACTTTGTAGCCAATGTGTGTCATAGAACCTTGCAGCAcacaagaaagccattcagcccaacatggcTATCCTAGCTCTTTGAAAGCATTACCCAATTAGTCCTGCGCCCTCCTTTTTAAACTCCACACCCGCgcaatttttcttttcttttcaaatcgatacccaattcccttttgaacttATTATttaatttgcttccaccacctttcagGTAGTGCACTTCTAATCATTGGCTGAAATGGAACTGAATATCAAACACTGTGGGTAATGGATGTCTGATCCAGTATCACCTGTTCTGCACCATCGCCCAAGATGAATTTAATCCCTTACTTCTAGGCTTACTCTTGGGCAAGTTTGGATCAGTTTATAGAGTACTACAGCATGAGCCAACCACTCCAAGAGAGGCAGAGGGTTAGAACCCAACAGAATTAAAGATGGTAAAAGCGAAATTTTAGATTTTtggttcaaaaacagaaaatgctggaaaatcccagcaggtctgacNNNNNNNNNNNNNNNNNNNNNNNNNNNNNNNNNNNNNNNNNNNNNNNNNNNNNNNNNNNNNNNNNNNNNNNNNNNNNNNNNNNNNNNNNNNNNNNNNNNNNNNNNNNNNNNNNNNNNNNNNNNNNNNNNNNNNNNNNNNNNNNNNNNNNNNNNNNNNNNNNNNNNNNNNNNNNNNNNNNNNNNNNNNNNNNNNNNNNNNNTAGTAAATGTGTCGGggtacaaggatagggtgggggaagagggcctgggtaaggtactctgtcagagagtcggtgcacactcgatgggctgaaaggcctcttctgcactgtagagattctgtgattctaagaacACTCACAAGTGTCTTTTTTAATCTATTGATATCAGCAACTGCATTGGAATAGCTCCTTTAACATAAGGAAATGCCCAAGATGGTTCATAGGGATATAGTTGGGCTAGTATCGAGCATGTTACTGAACTTGTTTGTTTTCCTCCTTTCAGATTCAAGTGAGCGTTCCTGGAAGGTCCCACAAAGACTGGGCTTTGCTTGTGAATTGGAGGATTTCCAGGAATATGCCGATGCCCCAGAATGGAGCTGAGGAACCTGCTCCTGCGGCACTCAGTCGCTATGTGGCTGCTTTTGCAAAGCTTTGTTCTGATGACCTTTTGCTTTAACTTGGTGACAACATGCCCGAAAGACTGTTACTGTGCGGAGGTACACAAGAAATTAATTGTCCGCTGCAGCGACATGCATCTAAAGGAGATCCCCAGGAACATTCCAAATAACACTTGGAAGCTGTACCTCGATTCCAATCAAATAACTTCCATTCCACGTGACGCTTTCAAGGATCTGCACAAGTTGGAAGAGCTGGATTTGTCCAATAATAGCATTCAGCACTTGGAAGCCGGAGCGTTTCGGGGCCTGAACGAAAGCTTGAAGTTTCTCAACCTCTCTCACAACAAGCTGAAGACTGTGAACAAGGAAGTGTTCAGTAGATTGAAAGCGGGTATAAAACTTTCGGGCAATCCCTGGTACTGCGATTGCAGGCTGCAGGAAATGATGAAGTTGGTGAACATCGGGCTGTCCAATGACATCATCTGCGCGACCGCTTACCCCGAGGAGCACGCAAAGAAATCCTTCCTGGAGGTCGCGCACCACGTCAACCTGTGTAACGTTCACAAAAAGACAACCGACGTGGCCATGCTGATCACCATGTTCGGCTGGTTCACCATGGTCATATCCTACCTGGTGTACTACGTGAGGCAGAATCAAGAGGATGCCAGACGTCACCTTGAGTACTTGAAGTCGCTGCCCAGCAAGCAGAGGAAGTCCGAGGCTTCCTCCACCATTAGCACGGTGGTGTAACGCACATGTCGAAAGGGGAACTCTTGGGACCGggtggaaaaaaaaagaaaggtgcATAAATCTATCGATTCGAGATCTGCCATGCTGTGATGATCCAACTGGGACTGTCGGCATTTGTAAACCAGTGGACCCCGACTCTGCTGCACCCGCTCCCTCCATCTTCACCCACCGAACGTACACGCTCCAAAACGGATTGCCAAAAGTGAGGAACAATGAGCACACTAATCTCCTGCTCAGATTCAGAGGTCACAGTCTAGTGTACCCACTGTACGAAAAATACTGTTGCCTTATGCTCTTGAAAACTGAGGAATGGATAAGGAAATGAACTAGCAACAGGACAAGAATAAGCCTGTTATTCAGTGTGTTCTGAAGGACCATTCTTCCGTTGAAATCGACCAAGGTTTAGCCTCTTTCTTagtctttctttttctctctctctttctttctctcagtTATGCAGCATCTGAAGTTTTGAACGTCTTTGTCCAGCTCACACAAAATCCACAGTATTTTTGACAGTTGCAAACTCAATGAATGAGATGGTGAGACAGGAAGGGAGAATGTGTTTTTCTGGCAGATTCAGAGGTTGGGGGTATCAGTGACTTATTCTCTGGGAGTCTTTGTCGCATCAATCTACAAAGGGTTTGAGGTGCTCACCCTGGTGTCATATCAAATGGAATTATAAAGATGTTCTCTATTAcagcacacgcacccacacacaccgtTGGTTGAATACTGCAGCCCTCTCGCCAAAGTGAATATCAAAAGTGACAGTGGTGATCAGGTGTGGCTCACATACTCGGAATCTGTTCAAAACTGAAATTCTGTAACGTAGGGAGGGGATTCAGGACAGAGAAGTTGTGGAACCAGCCACCCATCTTAGACATGCTCAGGGAAAGTGTAGCCATGGCACCAGTCTTTGTTTGCAATTGGTGTAATTTGCTCTGCTAATTGGTTGCGGTTCCTTCTGCAATGGATGGTGCAGCTTGTTCGGTTAATGAGTTCCAACAACGGAGCACTGGGTTAGAATTGAGCTCCTTGTTCGGCCCGAATATCTGCCTCTCTTCCACGGTTATGTCCACACCCTGGCGTCCACTGGTAATGCTTGAGGCCTCCGTAACTATGGGCACCCCCGACAGGACTGGAACGTATCACCACACCAGGgaacgttcatagaatcatacaatcccagtgcagaaggaagccattttgcccatcgagcttgcaccaacaacaatcccacccaggccctttccctgtaaccccatgtatttaccctcctaatccccctgacactaaggggcaatttagcatggccaatcaacctaaccctcacatctttggactgtgggaggaaaccggagcacccggaggaaacccacgcagacacgggagaatgtgcaaactccacacagacagtgacccaaggctggaattgaacccggctccctggcgctgtgaggcagcagtgctaaccactgttatttTACGTTTTTATCTATGATGACCGTTGCAGAAGGGACCACTTATAAATGACAAAAACATTTGATTGGTCACTGTAAAAGAGGTAGAATCGAGCTCCTTGCACGCTAATTAATGAGGTCGGAATGTTTTTCCTGCTCTGGTTGGATGGAAAGCTCGGGTGTCAGGGATGGTCTAATTGGAAAGCAACTGAATTTTGCTGATCTGTTTAGATGAGAATAAGCTTATTCAGCGTCCCTTCAGAGTAAACACCAAAGACATCAGTCCCTGCCATTAAGTGATTGAATTGATgctttacaaaagcaaaatgaaaaataaataaagccAAGGCAGCTACATGCAGTTTGTCCTCTCAACTCATCCAGCTTAGTGAGACTCAACTGGTTAAATGTAtaataattatttattttattcgttcatgggatgcgggcatcactgATTGgaccttgctcagccatttcagagggcattttttgagagctgtcgctctggagtcacatgtaggccagaccgggtaaagacggcagatttcctcccctaaaggacattagtgaaccagatggggtttcacGGCAATGGcttcatgttcatcagtagacttttaattccagaccataagagcagaattatgccactcagcccatcgagtctgctccgccattcaatcatggctgatatttttctcatccccattctcctgccttttcctccagacttttttattgcatttaaattccaccatctgccatcgtgggattcgaactcaagtCCCCAGAGTatcatcctgggtctctggattactagcccagtgactatACCATAGGCCACTACCTCCCCTTATAATGAAGCATAATTTGAACTCTTTGATCTGGTCGCAAATTCAATATTAAATGGTAGTAGGCTAATGTGGAGGACTTTTTACATTATAATAGTGGCTAGACTTCAAAACAGTACTTCAAAGAAccgtaaaatccctacagtgcagaaggaggctcatcatgtctgcactgtctcatcaacagagcatcttacacaggcccacaccagccctatctctgtaaccccacgcatttaacccactaatctccCCTAACgtccatatcttgggacactaaggggtaatttagcatggccaatccacctaatttgcacatctttgggctgtgggaggaaaccggagcatccggaggaaactcatgcagacacagggagaatgtgcaaactccacacagacagtgacctaagccgggaattgaactggcgctgtgaggcagcaatgctaaccactgtgccaccgtgttgccctgaaAGAGCTTTTCCCAGTTTCCATATTTTGGCTAAACACTTGGTccggaattctccgactttgcccTTCTCCACCGCCGCTGCAGAGTCTGGCGTTTCAACTGATTGCTaacttctccattctcactggtcgcggtgggggaggggtggggggtcggaggagggttatggggatgtgaggggctggggggtaAACAAAATCGGTGAATCCCGGCCTTGACCTCAGTAACCCAAATTCTGCCTCAGAAAATGAATCTTAGTGAAGACAGTGAACCTTTCCATCTCCAACACTTTTTAAGAGcctcgcattaaattgaatttaaattcaaattaaattttaaatgacAACTTGGGTGATGAAATATTTTTAACCTTTCATAATTGGAAAATCAGTCTTATGCAAGTTGAAAAATAAGTTGGTCTCATCTGACCTGACACCAGTGTGTTACTTTGCAAGGTGCTCAGAGGATACTTTCTTCACTGAAATCAGGGTCAATGTCTGAACTGTATGAATAATTTATACACTGCAGCATTGAGAAATTGGAGTGGCTGTGTTCTCTTGGATGTTCTTATGGGCGATGCAGTAAAGATGGAACTTTACTCTTTCTATTAGTACTAATTAGAACCAAATGCTGACACTTTGTGGACAATCTAATCCAGTTCTCAAACATGAAAGCAAGAAAAATATAAGAGCTTGCAATCGTCAACTAGAAAGGCCTCAAAGTGTTTGaacaaaggaacataggaattaggaacaaatgtaggtaattcagcccttcgagcctgctctgccattcaatcagatcatggctgatctcttcctggtctcaaatccacctccccacctgttccccatgtcccTTTAACCCGTTTCAAAAATATCAGAcacatatctatctccttcttgaaaccattcaatgattcagtcttcaccgcgctatggggcagcaagttccacaaattcaccaccctctgcgagaagtagttcctcctcatctcagttttggggcagcacggtggcacagtggttagcacttctgtctcatagcgccagggacccgggttcaattccggccttggaccactgtctgtgtggagtttggacattcacccgggtttcctccggatgctccgggttcctcccacagtccaaagatgtgcgggttaggtgcattggccatgctaaattgccccttagtgtcagggggactagttagggtaaatggctgggataatggggataggcctgggtgggattgtgcccagtgcagactcgatgggctgaatggcctcctcctgcacttaggattctattattctacgaTAAATATCTCAATctacacctgtgacctcttgttctagattgccccacaaggggaaacatttggtctacctttactttatcaatcccttttagtattttatatatctcgatgagattccctctcatcttcctaaactccagcgagtacaagctcaaactgtttagtctctcctcatatgtcaactctttcatccctggaatcaatctggtgaatctcctctgaactgcctccaatccttCCTCAAATGAGGAGatgaaaactgcacgcaatactccaatgcagtctcaccaacacgcgatacaattgcaacataaTAATaaagtggggaggtggtggtgtcactggactcgtaatccagaaacacaggttcaaatcccaccatgagagCTAGTGTGATTTAacttcaatcaataaatctggaattaatgaccAAGAAGCTATTATCGATTGTCatggaaacccatctggttcactaatatcctttagggaaggaaatctgccgtccttacctggtctggcctacaagtgactccagagccacagcaatgaggttgactctcaactatcctctgaaatggccgagcgagacacttaattcaagggcaaatagggatgggcaacaactgctgccttgccagtgatggccatgaaagaatgaaggaaAAAAAATGCTTCTTCCCAGCAGAAGATTCCGCATGGTCGCaaggagagagacagggtggaatCTTTCCCTCAGTGCGCACCCACACAAGAATCaccccctgcaaccccccccacctccccccacccacaaacaTCAGGACATGCCTTCCCCACCATAAGCATTGGGGTGCGATGATCCACCACCCCCTACCACATATAAAGGAAACCCCTCTGTGGGTCTCCACCGAGGGCCTTTGGAagtgtcaggttggcactgcccagacaTGTCCCTCTTAccacctcacaccccccccccccccccccccgcgaccctCCTCCCCCTGGT
Above is a genomic segment from Mustelus asterias chromosome 11, sMusAst1.hap1.1, whole genome shotgun sequence containing:
- the lrrc3ca gene encoding leucine-rich repeat-containing protein 3B encodes the protein MELRNLLLRHSVAMWLLLQSFVLMTFCFNLVTTCPKDCYCAEVHKKLIVRCSDMHLKEIPRNIPNNTWKLYLDSNQITSIPRDAFKDLHKLEELDLSNNSIQHLEAGAFRGLNESLKFLNLSHNKLKTVNKEVFSRLKAGIKLSGNPWYCDCRLQEMMKLVNIGLSNDIICATAYPEEHAKKSFLEVAHHVNLCNVHKKTTDVAMLITMFGWFTMVISYLVYYVRQNQEDARRHLEYLKSLPSKQRKSEASSTISTVV